A genomic region of Salvelinus namaycush isolate Seneca chromosome 7, SaNama_1.0, whole genome shotgun sequence contains the following coding sequences:
- the LOC120051421 gene encoding sodium/potassium-transporting ATPase subunit alpha-1-like isoform X4 produces the protein MSSYYMTNCSELFRMGSMRTPLVSFNVVLMQFSFPTQVDNSSLTGESEPQTRTPDFSNDNPLETRNIAFFSTNCVEGTARGIVINTGDHTVMGRIATLATSLEGGKTPIAKEIEHFIHIITGVAVFLGVSFFVLSLILGYGWLEAVIFLIGIIVANVPEGLLATVTVCLTLTAKRMAKKNCLVKNLEAVETLGSTSTICSDKTGTLTQNRMTVAHMWFDNQIHEADTTENQSGTCFDKSSATWAALARVAGLCNRAVFLAEQNNVPILKRDVAGDASESALLKCIELCCGSVKDMREKYSKIAEIPFNSTNKYQLSIHKNIVAGESNHLLVMKGAPERILDRCSTILIQGKEQPLDDELKEAFQNSYEELGGLGERVLGFCHFQLPDDQFAEGFPFDCEEVNFPTENLCFVGLMSMIDPPRAAVPDAVGKCRSAGIKVIMVTGDHPITAKAIAKGVGIISEGNETVEDIAARLKIPVSEVNPRDAKACVVHGGELKDLSAEQLDDILAHHTEIVFARTSPQQKLIIVEGCQRQGAIVAVTGDGVNDSPALKKADIGVAMGISGSDVSKQAADMILLDDNFASIVTGVEEGRLIFDNLKKSIAYTLTSNIPEISPFLLFIIANIPLPLGTVTILCIDLGTDMVPAISLAYEEAENDIMKRQPRNPKTDKLVNERLISIAYGQIGMMQATAGFFTYFVILAENGFLPMDLLGIRVDWDNKIMNDMEDSYGQQWTYERRKIVEFTCHTAFFASIVVVQWADLIICKTRRNSILQQGMKNRILIFGLFEETALAVFLSYCPGMDVALRMYPLKPCWWFCALPYSLLIFLYDEGRRYILRRNPGGWVEQETYY, from the exons ATGTCGTCATATTATATGACAAACTGTTCTGAACTGTTTcggatgggaagcatgcggacaccTTTAGTGTCATTCAATGTTGTATTAATGCAATTCTCTTTTCCCACTCAGGTGGACAACTCCTCCCTCACTGGTGAATCTGAGCCCCAGACACGTACTCCGGATTTCTCCAATGACAACCCCCTGGAGACAAGGAACATTGCCTTCTTCTCTACCAACTGTGTTGAAG GAACTGCCAGAGGTATTGTCATCAACACTGGTGACCACACTGTCATGGGTCGTATCGCTACCTTGGCCACGAGTCTGGAGGGTGGTAAGACGCCTATAGCCAAAGAGATTGAGCACTTCATCCACATCATCACCGGTGTGGCCGTCTTCCTGGGCGTGTCTTTCTTCGTCCTCTCCCTCATTCTGGGATATGGTTGGCTGGAAGCTGTCATCTTCCTCATTGGAATCATCGTTGCTAATGTGCCAGAGGGTCTCCTGGCTACTGTAACT GTGTGCTTAACTCTGACTGCCAAGCGTATGGCCAAGAAGAACTGCCTGGTGAAGAATCTCGAAGCTGTTGAGACCTTGGGCTCCACCTCCACCATTTGCTCTGACAAGACTGGAACCCTGACTCAGAACAGAATGACCGTGGCTCACATGTGGTTCGACAACCAGATCCATGAGGCTGACACCACAGAGAACCAGAGTGGTACCTGCTTCGACAAAAGCTCTGCCACCTGGGCTGCCCTGGCTAGAGTCGCTGGCCTGTGCAACCGCGCCGTCTTCCTGGCAGAACAGAACAACGTACCTATCCTCAAAAGAGATGTGGCTGGTGATGCTTCAGAGTCTGCCCTGCTGAAGTGTATCGAGCTGTGCTGCGGGTCTGTCAAAGACATGAGAGAAAAGTACAGCAAGATCGCTGAGATTCCCTTCAACTCCACCAACAAATATCAG CTCTCCATTCATAAGAACATCGTGGCCGGAGAGTCCAATCACCTGCTGGTGATGAAGGGAGCCCCTGAGAGGATTCTGGACCGCTGCTCCACCATTTTGATCCAGGGCAAAGAACAGCCTCTGGATGACGAACTGAAGGAAGCCTTCCAGAACTCTTACGAAGAGCTGGGAGGGCTGGGAGAGAGAGTGCTGG GTTTCTGTCATTTCCAGCTCCCTGATGACCAGTTCGCTGAGGGCTTCCCGTTTGATTGTGAAGAGGTGAACTTCCCAACTGAGAATCTGTGCTTCGTTGGCCTAATGTCCATGATTGACCCTCCCCGTGCTGCTGTGCCTGACGCTGTGGGAAAGTGCAGGAGTGCTGGAATCAAG GTTATCATGGTCACTGGTGATCATCCCATCACTGCTAAAGCCATTGCCAAGGGTGTGGGAATTATATCTGAAGGAAACGAGACTGTTGAGGACATCGCTGCTCGTCTGAAAATCCCAGTTTCTGAGGTTAATCCAAG AGATGCCAAGGCCTGTGTTGTCCACGGTGGAGAGCTGAAGGACCTGTCAGCCGAACAGTTGGATGACATTTTGGCCCATCACACTGAGATTGTGTTTGCCAGAACTTCTCCTCAGCAGAAGCTGATCATTGTGGAGGGTTGCCAGCGTCAG GGTGCTATTGTGGCTGTGACAGGTGATGGTGTGAACGATTCTCCTGCTCTGAAGAAGGCTGACATCGGTGTTGCTATGGGTATCTCTGGATCTGACGTCTCCAAGCAGGCTGCAGACATGATCCTCCTGGATGACAACTTTGCCTCCATCGTGACTGGTGTTGAAGAGG GCCGTCTGATCTTTGACAACTTGAAGAAGTCCATCGCCTACACCCTGACCAGTAATATTCCAGAAATCTcacccttcctcctcttcatcatcgcCAACATTCCACTACCCCTAGGAACTGTCACCATCCTCTGTATCGACCTGGGAACTGATATG GTCCCAGCTATCTCCCTGGCCTATGAAGAAGCTGAGAACGACATCATGAAGCGACAGCCCAGAAACCCCAAAACTGACAAACTGGTGAATGAGCGGCTCATTAGCATAGCCTACGGTCAAATTG GTATGATGCAGGCCACAGCCGGTTTCTTCACATACTTTGTTATCCTGGCTGAGAACGGGTTCTTGCCCATGGATTTGCTGGGTATTCGTGTGGACTGGGACAACAAGATAATGAACGACATGGAGGACAGCTACGGCCAGCAGTGG ACATATGAGCGCAGAAAGATTGTGGAGTTCACCTGCCACACAGCATTCTTTGCCAGTATTGTAGTTGTACAGTGGGCCGATTTGATCATCTGTAAGACCAGGAGGAACTCCATCCTTCAGCAGGGAATGAA GAACCGTATTCTCATCTTCGGACTGTTTGAGGAAACTGCCCTGGCTGTCTTCCTGTCCTACTGTCCTGGAATGGATGTCGCCCTCAGAATGTACCCACTCAA gCCTTGCTGGTGGTTCTGTGCCTTACCCTACTCTCTGCTCATCTTCCTCTATGATGAGGGTAGAAGATACATCCTGCGACGAAACCCAGGAG GTTGGGTGGAACAGGAGACCTACTACTGA